GTCGAGGACGAAGTCGGCTCGCTGTCCAGCAGAGTCCTGGAGATGCTGCGGGTCAAAGGCCAGGTGACCGAACCCGGGCCCATGACCAACTTCTGCGACACCGGTGGTGATGACAGACCGCGCTACCGGGTCGTGGCCCATCCATGGTCGCTGTACGGCGTGGACAACACCGCCCTCGGTAAAGGGATGGGCCGCCTCGTGGACCAACTGCCGAAGAAGGGCTGGAAGGTGTTGCGACACGGGCCGGACAGCAGCAAGAACCGGAACCTGGAGATCGTGGCGGTCCACACGAAGACGCATACCCATCTCGAGGTCACCTGGATGAAGGGCCAGGACGGCCATGAGCCGTTGATCTCCGTCGATGTCACCTCCCGATGCTTCCGCGACGACAACGCACCGAGCGGCTGACCGTCGCGGCGCTCACCCCTGGTCGCGGATCGCCTCGGCCAGCACCTGGACATGGCCGTGGTCGAGGTCCTTCACGGCCGTGAGGAGGGTCAGGGGGCCGGAGGCGGTCAGCTCGCGGAGGTGGGCGACGGCCTCGCGGCGCTCCGGGGTGGTGAGCTCGGCGCGGTAGCGGCGGGTGAATTCCGGGAAGCGGTCCGGGTCGTGGCCGTACCAGCGGCGCAGCTCGGTGGACGGGGCGGCGTCCTTGACCCAGTCGTCCAGCTGGGCGTCGGCCTTGGCGAGGCCGCGCGGCCAGACGCGGTCCACCAGGACGCGGGTGCCGTCGTCCGGGTCGGGGGCGTCGTACACCCGGCGGATCCGGAGCTCGGGCTTGCTCGCGGAGGCTTTCTTGGTGGCCATACGCCCATGGAAACATCGACCCGGCGACCACCCGCAGGGATAATGCGCCACATGGGAAAGGTGTACGAACGTATCGAGGGCAGACTCCGCACCTTCATCGAAGAGCAGAAGATGTTCTTCACCGCCACCGCCCCGCTGGCCGGGGACGGCACGGTGAATCTCTCCCCGAAGGGGCTGACCGGCTCCTTCGCCGTGGTCGACGAACTGACCGTGGCCTACCTGGACTTCGCGGGGAGCAACGCGGAGACCATCGCCCATCTGCGGGAGAACGGCAGGATCACCCTGATGTGGTGCGCCTTCACCGGCCCGCCGAACATCGTGCGCGTGCACGGCCGGGGCGAGCCGGTGTTCCGTGACGATCCGCGCTTCCCCGCGCTGCTGACGCACTTCCCGGACATCGATGTCGAGGACCACGGGCTGCGGGCGGTCATCGTGGTGACGGCCGAGCTGATCCGGGACACCTGCGGGTATGCGGTGCCGTATCTGGACTACCGCGAGGACCGCCCGCTGCACGCCTCCCGCTTCCGGCGGGAGGACGACGAATCGCTGGACCGCTACTTCCACAAGAAGGAGCACATCGCCAGCAGCATCGACGGTCTGCCGGGGCTTCCACTGCCGCTGCCGCCACTGAGTTCCACATAGTGGGTGCAGTGACCACATAACGAGACGGTGTTGCGGAAGGCACCTCCGGAAGCGTTCCATCACGCGGTGCGATCCGAATCGAAGAGCTCCGCGGACAACTCCCCGACGACGGCGGGGCAGGCGCCCTCGTCGCCGGAGCCCGCCGCCGCCGACCGCGCGGCCCGGCGGGCCGTCACCGTCTTCCCCCTCCTCGTCCTCGCCGCCGGCGCGGCGGGCCTCGTCACGCCCGGCACCTTCAGCGGCTGGGCGCCGAACGTGCCCTATCTGCTCGGCGTGGTCATGTTCTGCATGGGGCTCACCATGACCCCGCGGGACTTCTCCGGTGTGGCCAAGCGGCCCTGGGCGGTGGCGCTCGGGCTGGTCGCGCACTATGTGATCATGCCGGGTCTCGGGTGGCTGATCGCCCACGCCCTCGGTCTCTCCCCGCAGTTGGCGGCCGGTGTCATCCTGGTCGGCTGTGCGCCGAGCGGAACGGCCTCCAATGTGGTGACGTATCTGGCGCGCGGCGATGTGGCGCTGTCGGTGTCCGTCGCCACCGTCTCCACGGTGCTCGCGCCGCTGGTCACCCCGCCGCTGACGCTGCTGCTTGCCGGGGAGTTCCTGCCGGTGGACGCGGAGTCGATGGTCACCGACATCCTCAAGACCGTACTGCTGCCGGTGGTCGGGGGGCTGGTCGTACGGCTGGTCGCCGGGCGGTTCATCCAGCGGTTGCTGGGGCTGCTGCCCTGGCTGTCGGCCGTCACCATCGGCGTGATCGTGGCCATCGTGGTGGCCGCCAGCGCGGACGCCATCAAGTCGGCGGCGGCGCTGGTGCTGCTCGCCGTGGTGCTCCACAACGGGCTCGGCCTGGCGCTGGGCTACGGGGCCGGGAAGCTGGCCCGGCTGGGCGCGCCCGCCAGCCGGGCCATGGCCTTCGAGGTCGGTATGCAGAACTCCGGGCTCGCCGCCTCCCTGGCCGCCGCCCACTTCAGCCCGCTGGCCGCGCTCCCGGCCGCGGTGTTCTCCGTCTGGCACAACGTCTCGGGGGCGGTGGTGGCGGCCTGGATGTCGTACCGTGCGCGGAACCGGAGCGCCTAAGCGCTCCGCGGGACGTGCCGCGAGGTGCGGTCGTTCATCCGCGGCTGCGTCGTGGCGGATCGCCCACGCGGCGGAGCCGCATATCGACACAGCCGCGGCGGAGCCGCACATCGACACAGCCCCACGCCCCTACGGGGCGCCTCAGCGCTCCTTCTGGGCCAGTCGCAGCAGATGGTCGGCGAGCGCCTGGCCGCCCAGTGGGTCGCGGCTGATCAGCAGGAGCGTGTCGTCGCCCGCGATGGTGCCGAGGATGTCGTGCAGCTCCGCCGAGTCGATGGCCGAGGCGAGGAACTGGGCGGCGCCCGGCGGAGTGCGCAGCACCACGAGGTTGGCCGACGCCTCCGCCGAGATCAGCAGCTCACCCGCCAGCCGGGCCATCCGCGCCTCGCTCGCCGACTCGCCGAGCGGGGCGCGCGGCGTACGGTCGCCGCCCTCGCTCGGCACCGCGTAGATCAGCTCACCGCCGGTGTTGCGGATCTTCACCGCGCCCAGCTCGTCCAGGTCCCGGGAGAGCGTCGCCTGGGTGACGGAGAGCCCGTCGTCCGCGAGCAGCTTGGCGAGCTGGCTCTGGGAGCGCACGGCCTGCCGGTTCAGGATGTCCACGATCCGGCGGTGGCGTGCGGTGCGGGTCTGCGGCACGGCCGGTCCGCCGTGGCCCGCGTCCTGCGCGTCGGTGTGCTGCGCCTCGGTCATCGGTGTCGTCAGTCTCCGGCTCGTCGTTCCCCGTCTCCCTCATGTGCGGCGTCCAGGACGGCGGGCAGCTCCCGGAGGAAGGTGTCCACCTCGCCGTCGGAGATGACGAGCGGCGGGGCGAGCCGGACCACATCCGGCGCGACCGCGTTCACCAGGAGTCCCGCGTCCTGAGCCGCCTTCTGCACCTGCGGCGCGAGGGACTCTGTGAGCACGATACCGAGCAGCAGCCCGGCGCCGCGGACCCGGGCGACCGATGCGTGGTCGAGCGATTCGATTCCGTTACGCAGCCGCTCCCCTGCCCGCTTGACCCGGTCCAGGAGGCCGTCGGCGGCGATGGTGTCGAGGACGGCGAGACCGGCGGCGCAGGAGACCGGGTTGCCGCCGAAGGTCGATCCGTGCTGACCCGGGGTCAGCAGATCGGCCGCGGGCCCGAAGGCCAGGGTGGCGCCGATGGGCAGCCCGGCGCCGAGCCCCTTGGCGAGGGTGACGACATCGGGCTCGACGCCCTGCGCCTGGTGCTCGAACCAGTGCCCGGTCCGCCCGATGCCGGTCTGGATCTCGTCGAGCACCAGCAGGGTGCCGGTGGCCCGGGTGATCTCCCGCGCCGCGGCCAGATAGCCGGCCGGCGGCACGATGACGCCGTTCTCACCCTGGATGGGCTCCAGGATGACGAGGGCGGTGTCGGTGGTGACGGCCGCGCGCAGCGCCTCCACGTCCCCGTACGGCACGTGGGTCACATCGCCGGGCAGCGGGAGGAAGGGCTCCTGCTTGGCGGGCTGGCCGGTCAGGGCCAGCGCGCCCATGGTGCGGCCGTGGAAGCCGCCGTCGGTGGCCACCATATGGGTGCGCCCGGTGCGCCGCCCGATCTTGAAGGCGGCCTCGACCGCCTCCGCGCCGGAGTTGGAGAAGTACACGCGCCCGGAGCGGCCGAAGAGCTGGAGCAGCCGCTCGGCGAGCGCCACCGGGGGCTCTGCCACGAAGAGGTTGGAGACATGGCCGAGGGTGGCGATCTGGTCGGACACCGCCCGGACGACGGCGGGGTGGGCATGGCCGAGGGAGTTGACCGCGATACCGCCGACGAAGTCGAGGTACTCCTTGCCGTCCGCGTCCCAGACCTTGGTGCCCTCACCGTGGGTGAGCGGGAGGCGGGGGGTGCCGTAGTTGTCCATGAGCGCCCCCTGCCAGCGCCGCTTCAGCTCCGCGTTGCTCACTGGTCCTCCCCCTTGTCGCCGTCGCTGTCCTGGTCGTCGTTGCCGATCGCGGTCCCGTCCGGCAGGACCATCGTGCCGATG
This genomic interval from Streptomyces asiaticus contains the following:
- a CDS encoding arginine repressor, which translates into the protein MTEAQHTDAQDAGHGGPAVPQTRTARHRRIVDILNRQAVRSQSQLAKLLADDGLSVTQATLSRDLDELGAVKIRNTGGELIYAVPSEGGDRTPRAPLGESASEARMARLAGELLISAEASANLVVLRTPPGAAQFLASAIDSAELHDILGTIAGDDTLLLISRDPLGGQALADHLLRLAQKER
- a CDS encoding acetylornithine transaminase, with translation MSNAELKRRWQGALMDNYGTPRLPLTHGEGTKVWDADGKEYLDFVGGIAVNSLGHAHPAVVRAVSDQIATLGHVSNLFVAEPPVALAERLLQLFGRSGRVYFSNSGAEAVEAAFKIGRRTGRTHMVATDGGFHGRTMGALALTGQPAKQEPFLPLPGDVTHVPYGDVEALRAAVTTDTALVILEPIQGENGVIVPPAGYLAAAREITRATGTLLVLDEIQTGIGRTGHWFEHQAQGVEPDVVTLAKGLGAGLPIGATLAFGPAADLLTPGQHGSTFGGNPVSCAAGLAVLDTIAADGLLDRVKRAGERLRNGIESLDHASVARVRGAGLLLGIVLTESLAPQVQKAAQDAGLLVNAVAPDVVRLAPPLVISDGEVDTFLRELPAVLDAAHEGDGERRAGD
- a CDS encoding DUF488 domain-containing protein, giving the protein MATKKASASKPELRIRRVYDAPDPDDGTRVLVDRVWPRGLAKADAQLDDWVKDAAPSTELRRWYGHDPDRFPEFTRRYRAELTTPERREAVAHLRELTASGPLTLLTAVKDLDHGHVQVLAEAIRDQG
- a CDS encoding bile acid:sodium symporter family protein, producing the protein MRSESKSSADNSPTTAGQAPSSPEPAAADRAARRAVTVFPLLVLAAGAAGLVTPGTFSGWAPNVPYLLGVVMFCMGLTMTPRDFSGVAKRPWAVALGLVAHYVIMPGLGWLIAHALGLSPQLAAGVILVGCAPSGTASNVVTYLARGDVALSVSVATVSTVLAPLVTPPLTLLLAGEFLPVDAESMVTDILKTVLLPVVGGLVVRLVAGRFIQRLLGLLPWLSAVTIGVIVAIVVAASADAIKSAAALVLLAVVLHNGLGLALGYGAGKLARLGAPASRAMAFEVGMQNSGLAASLAAAHFSPLAALPAAVFSVWHNVSGAVVAAWMSYRARNRSA
- a CDS encoding pyridoxamine 5'-phosphate oxidase family protein; this translates as MGKVYERIEGRLRTFIEEQKMFFTATAPLAGDGTVNLSPKGLTGSFAVVDELTVAYLDFAGSNAETIAHLRENGRITLMWCAFTGPPNIVRVHGRGEPVFRDDPRFPALLTHFPDIDVEDHGLRAVIVVTAELIRDTCGYAVPYLDYREDRPLHASRFRREDDESLDRYFHKKEHIASSIDGLPGLPLPLPPLSST